The nucleotide window GATAAATGTCATAAATGAGAAATTTGTATACAGGTTCGACAGATTGTATATTAATATCTGGTTTTAACTTCTCTATCGGACAACTTCAAACAAATACCTGTACTTAGCGCGTCAGGTAGTTATAATCAAAAAAATGCATGTATAGGAAAGTTAGTAAAAATTCCTCAAATGCGGAAGCTGATAAAATATAGTAGCGGAAATAAATAAAAAAAGACATAAGTTTCGAGATAATTGACCTGATATGGATGTAAAGTAACATTCCTTATCCAATATTGCATTCTCCAGTAAGTAGAAAAACAACACTTTACCCCAAATCAACTCTCTTAGCTCAGTATCTTAATTAAAGTTCAACTCCCTTGAACATAACTGTTGACCCGAAACCGTTGACCCGAAACCGTTGACCCGAAACCGTTGACCCGAAACCGTTGACCCGAAACCGTTGCGCCGGTTTATCACGCCTATAGGGTTTGGGGGTAAGTTCTAAAACATAAACATCATCTCGTTTTCGATAAAAGATTTTCTGAAAAGGTATGCCGTCAAGCCTTTTTTTGAAAGGCTTGTGATCACACTGTTACTAGGGATTTTTGATCAAACTTTTTTTAAAAAAGTTTGCGCTTAAGCCTTTTTTAAAAAGGCTTGTGATCACGCCTATAGGGTTTGGGGATAAGATTTAAAACTCAACGGTACTAGAGTTTTCGGTCAAGCCTTTTTTGAAAAGGGTTGCGGTCAAACCTTTTTTGAAAAGGGTTGCGGTCAAGCCTTTTCAAAAAAGGCTATAAACAGGCCCGCGACATAATCTAAAACAAAATTTTGAGTAAATCATTCTTCCTGAGCTCATTGAAAATATGGCCTTTCTTGCCATAGTTAGCCCTCTTAAGCGAGAAAGGCTAGCTAAAAGGACTCCGTCCGCAAGAGATGAGACTCTAGCAGCGAAAAGAATATATATCACAAATACCTCTAGATGTGTTGCAGTTTGCGTTGATGGTCTAGCGGCTATGACTTGGGCCTTCCAAGCCCAAAACCCGGGTTCGAATCCCGGTCGGCGCATTTAATCATTTCCTAATAAGAAGATCTGAACTGCTCTTTTTCCTGTTTTATATTTAATTAAAAACATATTAAACGAGATAGTGAAATCAAACATTAGTGCGAGGGTTGCCCAGCCAGGTCAAAGGCGATGGGCTTAGGACCCATTTTCGTAGGAATTCGTGCGTTCGAATCGCACCCCTCGCATCTATTTACTTAACGTTTTCCGAAACTTTTCATACCTGATTTTTACAGTATTTATAAGACAGAGTAATATCACTCTTTATACGACAGAGTAATATCATTCTTGAAAAGAATTTTCAGCTGCAGGAAAGCTACTTTCAAAATATATAACTAAGTATTTATTTATACGATTAATATAATTGTTTAATTTGGGGGTAAATCCATAAAGATGGGGAAGGTGAAAGGTATGAGAGCAAGTACCAGCAGTATGCAGAATATATTATCGAATCTACAGTTTCCGATTAGAAAAGAACAAGTTTTAGAGCATGTCAGAAAACAAAATGTTTCTAAAAATATAATTGAACAGATAGAAATGATTCCTGACGAAGAATACAAGTCCGCTGATTCTCTCATGCAAGCGATAGACGCAGCCAGCCAAATGGTTGGTGAAGGGGGTGGGGGAAAAAGCCAGTCATTTGGTGGAACCGGAGTTGGTAAAACCGGAGAAGGCGGACCCTCACATGGAGGAAGCAGCCAGGGATTCGGAGGGAGAGGAGGAGAGTAAACCAATTCTTTCAGAAGTATCATTGCCAATACTCTTTACAAATTTTTTACGTTAACTTTGGATTACATTAATTTTGGATATTCACATTGGTTTTGGAGATAAAATAGATCGGATTTACCCCCGATCGATTATAATGATTGAGTGTATAAAGTTAGAGAAATCCGAAAGGACCCTTACAGAAAAAAATAACGAAAAATAGATATTTGGGCTGTAAACCTTTGGGCTGTAAACCTTTGGGCTGTAAACCTTTGGGCTGTAAACCTTTGGGCTGTAAACCTTTGGGCTGTAAACCTTTGGGCTGTAAACCTTTGGGCTGTAAACCTTTGGGCTGAAGAGCCCTGGCCTTTTTAATTTTAACTTTTTAAGTGATACTTGATTTAGATTTATTTTGGATTATTTTTATTGAAATTTTCACAAATTTCAGTTAGATATGCATTTTTTGTCCTGCAACATATCTCTCCGAACCCACATATTCGACAAGTTTTCCGTTATCCAGTACGGATATAGAACCGTGTCCACAGCAGATAAGGCATTTTTTGTTTTTCCCGGCGAGCTGTTCATTAATCTTGGAAATGAGGGAAAGAAGGGCCTGTCGTTCTTCTTGCGCAAGTTTGCTGTCAACATTCACTGACGTCATGAGATAATCAGCCAGAACATTATATGCTGTTCTATCAGGGCCCAGGCTTTTGAAATTGATCACTGCATCTTCAGGAAAGAGCAATCCCTCCTCAGGACAAAGATAGAAGACCTCTCCATGCATGTGCCCTCCCATCCCTTCAAGGGCTTCAAATTCCATATCACCGATTCGAAATCGGGAAATAACAGGAAATTCACCCCATTTTTCTATTTTTTCGTTTGAGAGAGGAATTTCGGGAAAGAGAACCGTGTTTGTAGGGGGAGTAAACCTGGAAAAAAGGTTAATTATCTTGGTATAGACCTCTTCCAGAATGCAGTCCTGATGGCTTGACCCATAGGCTCTGCTGGTTTCTCGCGTGATCAAAAAAGTTTCACGGTTGAGATAAGAAGGTGAGGAAAAAAAACCGGCAGCTCCACAATGGTCGGCATCGGCATGAGTAATGTAAATCCTTTTAAGCCGGCTTAAATCTCCAAGCCCGTAGTACTGGAGCATATTCACGATGTCCTGGTAGTAAATTCCATACCCTGTGTCAATCATGACCCTTTCGTAGGGAGTATCAAAAAGATAGATATTTCCCCCGCATGGAGGTTGAAAACAGAAAAGTTCGATATCATCCTTTATTCTGACCCTCTGCACATCGGCATAAAAATTGTTTCCTGAAGTCCGGTTAAGGCAATCCCCGACTTTTAGAATATTCTCAAAAACCTCAATCGGATCTTTCTGAAGGTTTGAGAGTTCCTGAGTAATATGATTAATGTCATGCAGGAACCTCATCAAAAAATCATCTTCAGTAGTCCCTATAAACGACCTGAGCTTCTGGGCAAGCCTGAGATAAAATACCGTATCATCAAGTTTCTCCCCAGTAGTATCATACTCTAAAATGTCTAGCCTGTATCTGGACTTAAGCTGATTCAGGAGGGAATCTGTCGTATTAGGGTTCTCAATGTGAAGACCTACGACAAGCCTTTCAGGATGCTTTCCCCGATCATCAAAATCAAGAAAAGTAATGTTTGATTTCGATGAAGTGATATAGTTCAGGAGGTCAAACAAAGCGCCAGGGCAGTTCGGAAGATAGATATGGAACTTTACGAAAGCCACAGGCTGAAAGGAAGTCTGGAGATAGCCTATTTTCTCCAGTTCTTCACGAATCTTTTCATAAGCCTGCGGAACAGCAGTTACTTCAAAGAAAACTGTATGTGTATCTATCCTGCGGTCATACTGAATCCTGTTAATGTTTCCCTTGTACCGTGTAATAATTTCGGCTGCCCTGTGCAATGCTCCGGGTATATCAGGCATGCAGGCAATAAAAGAGAATTGTTCCATTGGACATCCCCTGATTAAACAACCATATTTTTTTGAGAATATAATAAATCCTACTTTACCTTAAGCTTTCCTGCCATTACCGAGAAAAAGAGATGGAAGAGATAGAGTGAGAATTCCAGCGCAGGAGAAAGAGATTAAAGTTCCAGTACAAGGGCAGAAAGTCCAAGGGCTTCAAAAGCTTCAGTAACCTCTGAAAGAGGATTTTTAATTCTATAAAATAGATGAGAACTGCATGTACAATCCGTGCACCCGAAGCCATACACCGAATCTCCTCCTATTCTACTGGCAAGTGCACACTCAAACCGCTCAGAAGTAAAAGCATAAACTGCTGAAACCAGCCTGAAAGCAGGACTAAGATGAAGATAATCCACATGCCATTTGGGATTTCGGTCTCGTTTCCGGGAAAGATTGATATGCCTCTGTACTCTTTTAAGCCCTCCTGACCCCAGAGCCGATCCCACATAGATATGAAACCCTGGACTGAAAGAGAACTCCCCTTTTTTACCGATCTCAAGCTTGCAGGCACTATTTTCAAATATCAAACAGTAGACACCTTTTCCGGAAAAAAGATCTTTTTCGGAATAATCATTATTTTTAGAATAATCATTGTTTTTAGAATAATTATTTTTTTCAGAGTAAACACTTTTCTCGAGATACCTATTTTTTTCGGAAAAATCCATTTAAAGACCTCAATATAAATTCAAAACTTCAATATAAATTCAAAACCTCAATATAAATTCAAGACCTCAATTTGCTTCCTGAAAGCTGAAAATACTTTTCAAGCAGAGGCTCCACTATTTCCCCTATTTTTTCTTTCTCCTTAAGTGCTTCAGTCCAGGAAACAGGTATCGCATCAATTCCCAGCCTGGCCCCAAGAATGCCTCCTGCTACGCTTGCAACCGAATCAGAGTCTCCGGTTATATTCACTGCGGTCTGTATTGCTTTCTTATAATCGTTCGGATAACGTAATATACAGAAGTATGCCAAAGCAAAAGTCTCATCCGCATACCAGCCCTGTCCGAGTTTCTTCAAACCTTCTTCATCTCCGACGTCACTATAAGCCACTTTATAGGAATTTTCCAGTGCCTGAGTGAATTCCTTAGAGATTCCCTTAGTTACCTCCAGAAGCGGTTCAAACATTTCCCCAGGGTCCACTCCGTCAAGGGCAAGTTTCACTGAGTATGCTCCAGCAATCGATGCAGCTTCTGCAACAGGATGAGAGTGAGTTATTCGGCCTGAAACCTGAGCAACTTTAACCAATTTTATAGGGTCGTTTTGGTAAACAAAACCGAGAATCCCAACTCGCATAAGGCTTCCGCAGGTTTTAGAGCTGATTCCGGATTTGTTCCAGGGAATTCTGTCCTTCAGACTCAGGGCTGCACCTCTTGTAGTCGCTCCTGCACCCAGGTCAGGCTCGTCCAGCCAGAGTACAAGTTCCTCTGCTATCTTGCTCATAAGCTCGGGAAGCTCGAGTTCTGCTCCACGCAGGAGACCTCTGGCGAGAACGAGCATTAGCTGAGTATCATCGGTCCAGGGAGAATCAGGAGTTAACTCAAGAATCCCATGTTCGCCATACTTCTCTTTTATTTGGTCAAGGGTAAGGAGTTCTACAGGGCGGCCGAGAGCATCTGCGCAGGCAGTACCGTAAAGGTAGCCGCGAAGCTTTTTTTCGATATATGAAGTATCTCGCATATTCCTGATCATCGTTGTTTCAGTTCCATAATTCAGATGAGAAATGCAATTATTCATGTATAAATAAACTTACTTATACGGCTCTGAACACGTTGCTGCCCTGAAGCCTTGATCATTTTTTCCATATGCTCTTACGTAGCAACTTACCTACTATCGAGTTTTATCCCTATCTTTCCGGTTGGAAAAACTTGCATTTTCAGCTATTTCGGAAATGTCATTGAGAAGAACCATAATTCCTGACACACACAAAAAAATTCCCATCAAATACGGAACTGTTTGAGCATGTCTCAATATCATTAACCAATAAGGCTGATTGACAGGTATCCACATTACCG belongs to Methanosarcina barkeri 3 and includes:
- a CDS encoding DUF2795 domain-containing protein; its protein translation is MRASTSSMQNILSNLQFPIRKEQVLEHVRKQNVSKNIIEQIEMIPDEEYKSADSLMQAIDAASQMVGEGGGGKSQSFGGTGVGKTGEGGPSHGGSSQGFGGRGGE
- a CDS encoding ADP-ribosylglycohydrolase family protein — translated: MRDTSYIEKKLRGYLYGTACADALGRPVELLTLDQIKEKYGEHGILELTPDSPWTDDTQLMLVLARGLLRGAELELPELMSKIAEELVLWLDEPDLGAGATTRGAALSLKDRIPWNKSGISSKTCGSLMRVGILGFVYQNDPIKLVKVAQVSGRITHSHPVAEAASIAGAYSVKLALDGVDPGEMFEPLLEVTKGISKEFTQALENSYKVAYSDVGDEEGLKKLGQGWYADETFALAYFCILRYPNDYKKAIQTAVNITGDSDSVASVAGGILGARLGIDAIPVSWTEALKEKEKIGEIVEPLLEKYFQLSGSKLRS
- a CDS encoding MBL fold metallo-hydrolase — encoded protein: MEQFSFIACMPDIPGALHRAAEIITRYKGNINRIQYDRRIDTHTVFFEVTAVPQAYEKIREELEKIGYLQTSFQPVAFVKFHIYLPNCPGALFDLLNYITSSKSNITFLDFDDRGKHPERLVVGLHIENPNTTDSLLNQLKSRYRLDILEYDTTGEKLDDTVFYLRLAQKLRSFIGTTEDDFLMRFLHDINHITQELSNLQKDPIEVFENILKVGDCLNRTSGNNFYADVQRVRIKDDIELFCFQPPCGGNIYLFDTPYERVMIDTGYGIYYQDIVNMLQYYGLGDLSRLKRIYITHADADHCGAAGFFSSPSYLNRETFLITRETSRAYGSSHQDCILEEVYTKIINLFSRFTPPTNTVLFPEIPLSNEKIEKWGEFPVISRFRIGDMEFEALEGMGGHMHGEVFYLCPEEGLLFPEDAVINFKSLGPDRTAYNVLADYLMTSVNVDSKLAQEERQALLSLISKINEQLAGKNKKCLICCGHGSISVLDNGKLVEYVGSERYVAGQKMHI
- a CDS encoding DUF123 domain-containing protein translates to MDFSEKNRYLEKSVYSEKNNYSKNNDYSKNNDYSEKDLFSGKGVYCLIFENSACKLEIGKKGEFSFSPGFHIYVGSALGSGGLKRVQRHINLSRKRDRNPKWHVDYLHLSPAFRLVSAVYAFTSERFECALASRIGGDSVYGFGCTDCTCSSHLFYRIKNPLSEVTEAFEALGLSALVLEL